From one Nitrosopumilus sp. genomic stretch:
- a CDS encoding cysteine desulfurase family protein, whose translation MIYLDNAASTKIHESVLDSMLPYLKEQYGNPSSIHRYGRLTHKAIEKARKQIASLINAEPSEILITSGGTESNNTALCGIAMKNPACKIITSLIEHDAILEPCKKLSQNGFEIDYLPVDSFGMVDYLELENHISEKTCLVSIMFGNNEVGTIQPISEIAKICNEKKIIFHTDAVQAVGKIPIDVKKLGIDLLSISSHKLYGPKGVGALYIKNGISIDPVILGGGQENGLRSGTENVANIVGFGKACEIAKACLDENMSHVKKLRDYMIKRVLSEIPEVKLNGDSECRLPNNAHFTFLGVNGEDLIIKLDEFGIAASTGSACSVNTQKASHVLDAMGFSLEQITGSLRLTIGIFNDEKEIDQTVEVLKKVVKELRSVSPFKEKYSFGLH comes from the coding sequence ATCGCTATGGTAGATTAACTCATAAGGCAATTGAAAAGGCCAGAAAACAAATTGCATCTTTAATCAATGCTGAACCCTCTGAAATTCTAATCACATCTGGTGGCACAGAATCTAACAATACGGCATTATGCGGAATTGCCATGAAAAATCCTGCGTGCAAGATTATTACATCTTTAATTGAACATGATGCAATTTTAGAGCCTTGTAAAAAATTGTCTCAAAATGGATTTGAGATTGATTATCTTCCAGTTGACTCCTTTGGAATGGTGGATTATTTGGAACTTGAAAATCATATTTCTGAAAAAACTTGCCTTGTTTCGATCATGTTTGGAAATAATGAGGTAGGTACCATCCAACCAATCTCTGAAATTGCTAAAATTTGTAATGAAAAAAAAATCATATTTCATACTGATGCTGTACAAGCAGTTGGCAAGATTCCGATTGACGTCAAAAAATTAGGTATAGATTTACTATCTATCTCATCTCATAAACTCTATGGCCCAAAGGGAGTGGGCGCACTATATATCAAAAATGGTATTTCCATTGATCCTGTAATTTTAGGTGGTGGTCAAGAAAATGGTTTGCGTTCTGGAACTGAAAATGTAGCTAATATTGTTGGATTTGGAAAAGCCTGCGAGATTGCTAAAGCATGTTTGGATGAAAATATGTCTCATGTGAAAAAACTACGTGATTACATGATTAAAAGAGTATTAAGTGAAATTCCCGAAGTTAAACTAAATGGTGATTCTGAATGCAGATTGCCAAATAATGCCCATTTTACCTTTCTTGGTGTTAATGGAGAAGATCTAATAATCAAACTCGATGAATTTGGAATTGCTGCATCTACTGGTTCTGCCTGTTCTGTTAACACACAAAAGGCATCGCATGTTTTAGATGCAATGGGGTTCTCTCTAGAACAAATAACAGGATCCTTGAGATTAACTATTGGGATTTTTAATGATGAAAAAGAAATTGATCAAACAGTTGAAGTTTTGAAAAAAGTTGTAAAAGAACTTCGCTCAGTTTCTCCCTTTAAAGAAAAATATTCTTTTGGATTACACTAA
- a CDS encoding PEFG-CTERM sorting domain-containing protein gives MEFRIFYILSALLIISTSTVFAQESIITIQTDDNHYDEGDTIVISGNVNTVIGDTPVLIQIVQEGAIIEIAQIIVAQDGTFTKTIIAEGGVWKKGGEYTIRAFYQEHIAESSFSFTPKSEASETTTNFEVDAGSKGTFDVEYTIRGGTVKNMVVDSEIFALIVQVDAIDEGLITLDLPREFIGAEKQDGKDDTFIILIDGIEVAYQESVVGSESRVITINFEQGDSDIEIIGTYVVPEFSTIAVMILIVGIMTTIVMTQKKFQLKI, from the coding sequence GTGGAGTTTAGAATATTTTACATTCTATCAGCATTATTGATAATTTCCACAAGTACAGTATTTGCACAAGAGTCCATCATAACTATACAAACAGACGATAACCATTATGATGAAGGAGATACAATTGTAATTTCTGGAAATGTAAATACTGTAATTGGCGATACGCCAGTTTTGATACAAATTGTTCAGGAAGGTGCAATAATTGAAATTGCACAGATCATTGTAGCCCAAGATGGTACTTTCACAAAAACAATTATCGCTGAAGGCGGAGTATGGAAAAAAGGTGGCGAATACACCATCAGAGCGTTTTACCAAGAACACATAGCAGAAAGCTCATTTTCGTTTACTCCAAAATCAGAAGCATCAGAAACTACAACCAATTTCGAAGTAGATGCTGGAAGCAAGGGAACATTCGATGTAGAATATACCATCAGAGGCGGAACAGTAAAAAACATGGTAGTGGATTCTGAAATTTTTGCGTTAATTGTACAAGTGGATGCAATAGATGAAGGGCTGATCACATTAGATTTGCCCCGAGAGTTCATAGGAGCAGAAAAACAAGACGGGAAAGATGACACATTCATTATTCTAATAGATGGAATAGAGGTAGCATACCAAGAATCAGTTGTAGGTTCAGAATCCAGGGTAATAACAATTAATTTTGAACAGGGAGATTCAGATATCGAGATTATTGGAACTTATGTAGTTCCAGAATTCAGTACAATTGCTGTAATGATCCTCATCGTAGGAATTATGACAACAATTGTAATGACCCAGAAGAAATTTCAACTCAAAATTTAG
- a CDS encoding PEFG-CTERM sorting domain-containing protein, whose product MSSAYAVELPPACVGCAQDEAKASANKMLMDAIPISVWTDKTEYNHNEMIMVSGQVANIASGYPVTVTVVSPLNSIVTVNQIDVAEDRSFETTLNTAGAMWKYDGTYTIKVNYGSVEKSNSAKVELTGGVVTTPTPSKCGVNEITASGQCIPFSISGGVVKSATLNTDDKSIVINIDAKKDGTLTVTPSKKIQDGIFMVLVDGEQWDDVEIDKVRNKVTVMFLAGAEKIEIIGTFVIPEFGTIAAMILAVAIISIIAVSAKSRLSIMPRY is encoded by the coding sequence ATGTCATCAGCATATGCAGTGGAACTTCCACCAGCATGTGTAGGATGTGCTCAGGATGAGGCCAAAGCATCAGCAAATAAAATGTTGATGGATGCAATCCCAATATCTGTTTGGACAGATAAAACAGAGTACAATCATAATGAGATGATTATGGTATCAGGCCAAGTAGCAAATATAGCATCTGGATATCCAGTCACAGTTACTGTTGTGAGTCCACTCAACTCCATCGTTACAGTCAATCAAATTGATGTAGCAGAAGACAGGAGTTTTGAGACTACATTAAACACAGCAGGTGCAATGTGGAAATACGACGGTACCTACACCATTAAAGTAAACTATGGTAGTGTTGAAAAAAGCAACAGTGCAAAAGTTGAACTAACTGGTGGAGTTGTAACAACACCAACCCCAAGTAAATGTGGGGTTAACGAAATAACTGCAAGTGGTCAATGCATACCATTTAGCATTTCAGGTGGAGTAGTAAAAAGTGCAACTCTCAATACTGATGACAAATCAATTGTCATTAACATCGACGCCAAAAAAGATGGAACATTAACAGTAACCCCATCAAAGAAAATCCAAGACGGTATCTTCATGGTATTAGTTGACGGAGAACAATGGGATGATGTTGAAATTGACAAAGTTAGAAATAAAGTAACAGTCATGTTCCTAGCTGGCGCCGAGAAAATTGAAATTATAGGTACCTTTGTGATACCAGAGTTTGGTACAATTGCAGCCATGATTCTAGCAGTAGCAATTATCTCAATAATTGCAGTATCTGCAAAGTCAAGACTTAGCATTATGCCAAGATACTAA